A single genomic interval of Pieris rapae chromosome 23, ilPieRapa1.1, whole genome shotgun sequence harbors:
- the LOC110998248 gene encoding ubinuclein-1 isoform X3 codes for MSDPKRATIITVGATKSVKNNVNKTVRLAINLDESNESKYPELNYKELVIAAAKKKRIENGKTAGLDPFSDNDDDVERVARKFEQKYGGNSTYGRKGRSKYEEFADIGAGYDENDSFIDNTHGYDEMIPPECDTLYGGFYINSGSLEFKTVPENQTPNSDGDVRRNKRRLSSSSSEEESSDSSTNSDSQDVKENKTVPNGTTDSHKTEHRKKKVKKTEKKKSIVSQSDTTAPTSGKQTSDEACPEGSSTSQSDSLTSKPAPSSENLITSDSSRETEAKFEVKLPQIVSEALEKVQLLSREKDNPGKDLKGKTDQCILRLEQSLNKCGATSRVRREAWSAAGGLLGCSRAALLQRTRKLSGQASNQSQSSSAQPVTTPAPTPAPTPAPTPATATAPAAVTVSRVSVAVKRKAEDRTLTEDFSRLSPEEKEAEIVETLRRLKALIDERKPDMIATYNAECERVQEERKKLQIASAEGVPHVDKRLPKRRFPWCPMSRALLGRLGQLAGSPAEAASLLAKRALPLFPAGFVRMPTLLRQADLNKDIKATDLKRQTFSSTSQSQPVQMFSEPIQFPSSLTVTTTIKPIEKPERKAVPVQVNDKKESSSAKKKEALIRVKSPAALNDMVKKDEVTQKQIESMKTLENNIPHPILIPVNFAKPDKRPPEKKKKEVLIVSDVDPLGEARDDSSSDIEVIEDKVTEEKCSVSESDKVPSDKVKGVEFTKQEFELLMKDLQEMENSQEQKKVNFNSFGGVITNERTSFKEIDGCNTVNG; via the exons ATGTCGGACCCTAAACGTGCTACTATTATAACAGTGGGTGCTACAAAAAGTGTAAAGAATAATGTGAATAAAACAGTGAGATTAGCTATAAATCTGGACGAAAGCAACGAAAGTAAATATCCTGAGCTGAATTACAAGGAACTAGTCATAGCAGCAGCA aaaaagaaaagaatagAAAATGGAAAGACTGCTGGGCTGGACCCATTCTCAgataatgatgatgatgtgGAAAGAGTGGCAAGgaaatttgaacaaaaatat gGTGGAAATAGCACATATGGAAGAAAAGGCAGATCAAAATATGAAGAGTTTGCTGACATTGGTGCAGGTTATGATGAGAATGATTCCTTCATTGATAATACACACGGA TATGACGAGATGATTCCACCAGAATGTGACACACTATATGGAGGGTTTTACATAAACAGTGGGTCATTGGAGTTCAAGACTGTCCCAGAGAATCAAACCCCAAACTCTGATGGTGATGTCAGACGGAATAAG AGACGACTTTCTTCAAGCAGTAGTGAGGAGGAATCGTCAGACAGTTCAACTAACTCGGACAGTCAAGAtgtgaaggaaaataaaacGGTTCCAAATGGAACCACAGACTCACACAAAACCGAACACCGAAAGAAA AAAGTAAAAAAGACTGAAAAGAAGAAATCAATTGTCAGTCAGTCTGACACAACAGCACCCACCTCGGGGAAACAAACTTCAGATG AGGCATGTCCTGAAGGTTCAAGTACTTCACAATCAGACTCTCTGACTTCAAAGCCTGCACCAAGTTCTGAAAATCTCATCACATCGGATAGCTCcag GGAAACGGAGGCGAAGTTCGAAGTGAAATTGCCACAAATTGTGAGTGAAGCGTTGGAGAAGGTTCAGTTGCTGAGTCGAGAGAAGGATAATCCCGGGAAGGACCTGAAGGGCAAGACTGATCAGTGTATATTGAG ACTGGAGCAGAGCCTGAACAAGTGCGGAGCTACGAGCCGCGTGCGCCGCGAGGCCTGGAGCGCGGCAGGGGGGCTGCTCGGCTGCTCACGGGCAGCCCTCTTGCAGCGGACCAGGAAACTCTCCGGCCAAG CTTCCAACCAGAGCCAATCCAGTTCAGCCCAGCCCGTTACAACTCCAGCCCCGACCCCAGCTCCAACTCCAGCTCCAACTCCAGCCACAGCCACAGCCCCAGCCGCAGTGACCGTCTCCAGAGTCAGTGTTGCCGTGAAGAGAAAAGCGGAAGACAGAACTCTTACAGAAGACTTCAGCCGACTCTCACCTGAAGAGAAGGAGGCCGAGATTGTAGAGACGTTGCGCAG aTTAAAAGCGCTCATAGACGAAAGGAAGCCGGACATGATAGCCACGTATAATGCGGAATGTGAACGCGTTCAGGAAGAAAg GAAAAAGCTCCAAATAGCGTCGGCCGAGGGCGTGCCCCACGTGGACAAACGTCTCCCCAAGCGCCGCTTCCCCTGGTGCCCCATGAGCCGGGCCCTTCTGGGGAGGCTGGGCCAGCTCGCGGGCAGCCCGGCCGAGGCGGCCTCGCTCCTGGCCAAACGCGCTCTGCCTCTCTTCCCGGCGGGATTCGTCAGGATGCCCACTCTGTTGCGGCAGGCCGA CCTGAACAAGGACATCAAAGCGACGGACCTGAAACGCCAGACGTTCAGTTCCACATCTCAGTCCCAACCGGTTCAGATGTTCAGTGAGCCCATTCAGTTCCCTAGCTCGCTCACAGTCACGACCACAATCAAACCCATAGAGAAACCGGAGAGGAAGGCGGTCCCGGTTCAGGTCAATGACAAAAAGGAATCGTCGAGCGCGAAGAAGAAGGAAGCCCTCATTCGGGTGAAGTCTCCCGCCGCCCTCAACGACATGGTCAAGAAGGACGAGGTCACCCAGAAACAGATAGAGAGCATGAAGACGCTGGAGAACAATATCCCGCATCCGATTTTAATACCCGTGAACTTTGCGAAACCGGACAAGAGACCGCcggagaagaagaagaaggaaGTGCTGATCGTCTCCGATGTGGATCCCCTGGGCGAGGCTCGGGACGACAGCAGTAGTGATATAGAGGTGATCGAGGACAAAGTGACCGAAGAGAAGTGTAGTGTTAGTGAAAGTGACAAAGTGCCTTCGGATAAAGTGAAAGGTGTGGAGTTTACCAAGCAAGAGTTTGAGTTGCTCATGAAGGATTTGCAGGAGATGGAG aaTTCACAAGAGCAGAAAAAAGTAAACTTCAATTCCTTTGGTGGTGTGATAACAAATG